One Falco biarmicus isolate bFalBia1 chromosome 13, bFalBia1.pri, whole genome shotgun sequence genomic region harbors:
- the PAQR9 gene encoding membrane progestin receptor epsilon: protein MSDAAGGGGGGEAQSHRGSSAGGCGSSGSASPGRRRRRGATAGGGPGAAGGPGAGGASSMPAGEGDKEEAAPPPRPAALLRWDEVPEDFVECFILSGYRRLHCSAQECLASVLQPTNETLNFWTHFIPLLLFLSRFGQLLLLRGAGDVPFHHPALLPLWCYASGVLLTFAMSCTAHLFSCLSPRLRAAFFYLDYASISYYGFASTVAYSYYLLPGLSLLDAGAMSRYVQQRLGWQLDCSLPIAAYRALVLPVALALAVGCTAACCRSRAACCAYPFAVRTFVFAMPLSMACPIMLESLLFDLRTRNPTLFVYFYRRYFWLLVAAFFNVSKIPERIQPGLFDIVGHSHQLFHIFTFLSIYDQVHYVEDGLAEFLKAPLAAPTYLGTVGYMLLLTLCLAVVVRRFLKVADLCKQD, encoded by the coding sequence ATGAGTGATgctgccgggggcggcggcggcggcgaggcgCAGAGCCACCGCGGCTCCTCCGCCGGCGGCTGCGGGAGCAGCGGCTCTGCCtcgcccgggcggcggcggcggcggggcgcgacggcgggcggcgggccgggggcggccggggggcccggggccggcggggccaGCAGCATGCCGGCCGGCGAGGGGGACAAGGAGGAGGCGGCGCCGCCTCCTCGCCCTGCCGCCCTGCTGCGGTGGGACGAGGTGCCCGAGGACTTCGTGGAGTGCTTCATCCTCTCGGGCTACCGGCGGCTGCACTGCTCGGCACAGGAGTGCCTGGCCTcggtgctgcagcccaccaACGAGACCCTCAACTTCTGGACCCACTTCATCCcgctgctgctcttcctcagCCGCTTCGggcaactgctgctgctgcggggcgCCGGGGACGTGCCCTTCCACCACCCggccctgctgcccctctgGTGCTACGCCTCGGGGGTGCTGCTCACCTTCGCTATGAGCTGCACGGCCCACCTCTTCAGCTGCCTCTCCCCGCGCCTCCGTGCCGCCTTCTTCTACCTGGACTATGCCTCCATCAGCTACTACGGCTTCGCCAGCACCGTGGCCTACTCCTACtacctgctgccagggctgagccTGCTGGATGCCGGTGCCATGAGCCGCTATGTGCAGCAgcggctgggctggcagctggacTGCAGCCTGCCCATCGCGGCCTACCGTGCCCTGGTGCTGCCGGTGGCCCTGGCGCTGGCCGTGGGCTGCACGGCCGCCTGCTGCCGCAGCCGTGCCGCCTGCTGCGCCTACCCCTTTGCCGTGCGCACCTTCGTCTTTGCTATGCCGCTGAGCATGGCCTGCCCCATCATGCTGGAGAGCCTTCTCTTTGACCTCCGCACCCGCAACCCCACGCTCTTCGTCTACTTCTACCGGCGCTACTtctggctgctggtggctgcctTCTTCAACGTCAGCAAAATCCCCGAGCGGATCCAGCCGGGGCTCTTCGACATCGTGGGGCACAGCCACCAGCTCTTCCATATCTTCACCTTCCTCAGCATCTACGACCAGGTGCATTACGTGGAGGATGGGCTGGCCGAGTTCCTCAAGGCACCCCTGGCCGCCCCCACCTACCTGGGCACTGTGGGGTATATGCTGCTCCTGACGCTGTGCCTGGCCGTGGTCGTCAGGAGGTTCCTCAAGGTCGCAGACCTCTGCAAGCAGGACTAG